From Levilactobacillus zymae, a single genomic window includes:
- the manA gene encoding mannose-6-phosphate isomerase, class I, with translation MQEPLFLRPVFHQKLWGGRQLERDFDYDLPAGDIGECWVISGHPHGPNQIANGVYKGQLLSDIYITQPELFGHPQMKRFPLLTKILDAEAPLSVQVHPGDEYAAANAHDLGKTECWYVIHAEPGAYLIYGHHAQTKAQLTEMVQKGDWEHLLRKQPVKSGDFVYVPSGTIHALTAGIEVLETQQSSDTTYRLYDWDRVDQVTGKKRALHIQQSLDVITVPFQQPNLHQDSVQCGKSTITELVGPPQSRYFSVFKNDINDTVKYDDRRGPYMLFSVIRGQGTLTVAGKHYSLVKGQHFIIPHDVSTWEISGQMLLISSTPSAKNY, from the coding sequence ATGCAGGAGCCACTTTTCTTAAGGCCAGTTTTCCATCAAAAGTTATGGGGAGGCCGGCAATTAGAGCGTGATTTTGATTACGATCTACCTGCAGGAGATATTGGAGAGTGTTGGGTCATCTCTGGCCATCCGCATGGGCCTAATCAGATTGCTAACGGGGTGTATAAAGGACAGCTTTTGTCCGATATATATATTACTCAACCGGAACTATTTGGACACCCCCAAATGAAACGGTTTCCGTTGTTAACCAAGATCTTAGATGCCGAAGCACCCCTATCTGTTCAGGTACATCCAGGGGATGAATATGCGGCAGCTAATGCGCATGATTTAGGCAAAACAGAGTGCTGGTATGTTATTCATGCGGAACCAGGAGCGTATTTGATTTACGGGCATCATGCGCAAACCAAGGCGCAATTGACAGAAATGGTACAAAAGGGCGATTGGGAACATTTACTGAGAAAACAACCGGTCAAGTCTGGAGATTTCGTTTATGTTCCCAGTGGGACGATTCATGCGCTTACAGCAGGAATAGAAGTTTTGGAAACACAACAAAGCTCGGACACGACCTATCGCTTATACGATTGGGATCGAGTTGATCAAGTAACGGGTAAGAAGAGAGCACTGCATATTCAGCAATCGTTGGATGTCATTACAGTTCCTTTTCAGCAGCCTAACTTACATCAAGATTCAGTTCAATGTGGGAAATCAACCATTACAGAGCTAGTGGGGCCACCACAATCGCGTTACTTCTCAGTCTTTAAAAATGACATTAATGATACGGTAAAGTATGATGATCGCCGAGGTCCGTATATGCTGTTTTCTGTCATTCGTGGTCAAGGAACGTTAACGGTAGCTGGTAAACACTATTCTTTGGTCAAGGGCCAACACTTTATCATTCCACACGATGTGTCAACGTGGGAGATTAGTGGTCAGATGCTGTTAATTTCTTCGACGCCGAGTGCTAAAAATTATTAG
- a CDS encoding ROK family protein has product MLVGSIEAGGTKFVCAVGDTEYNIIDSHHFATTSPDSTLSKVIDYFRQFKISALGVASFGPLDLDRQSPNFGSIMASPKLDWRNIPIYEILKKQLQVPIFLTTDVNGSAYGEYIVGRLRGQQLNSLVYYTVGTGVGAGVIYNGKFIGDLGHPEMGHVFVKRHPKDRDFTGVCHYHHDCLEGLVSGPTFEVRLGKRGENVSLNDPVWDVMAYYMAQALIQTTMTLRPSKFVLGGSVLNDTFIQKIRDQYKKLINDYISLPPLESYIVRPLVENNGSATIGNFALALNQIQKDKN; this is encoded by the coding sequence ATGTTAGTTGGGAGCATTGAAGCGGGTGGTACAAAGTTTGTTTGTGCAGTAGGCGATACTGAATATAACATTATTGATAGCCATCATTTCGCAACAACTAGCCCAGATAGTACGCTATCAAAAGTGATTGATTATTTTCGCCAGTTTAAAATTAGTGCCCTGGGTGTGGCGTCTTTCGGACCACTAGATCTTGATCGGCAGAGCCCTAATTTTGGCTCCATTATGGCATCGCCAAAGTTAGATTGGCGTAACATCCCAATCTATGAAATTTTAAAAAAGCAGTTACAAGTTCCAATATTCCTAACCACGGATGTTAACGGATCCGCATATGGCGAATATATTGTTGGTCGGCTACGTGGGCAGCAATTAAATTCATTAGTTTACTACACCGTAGGGACAGGGGTTGGCGCTGGCGTTATTTATAATGGAAAGTTCATTGGCGATCTAGGACATCCTGAAATGGGACACGTTTTTGTTAAACGTCACCCAAAGGATCGAGATTTTACCGGTGTTTGCCATTACCATCATGATTGCTTAGAAGGCCTCGTGTCAGGACCGACTTTTGAGGTCCGTTTGGGTAAACGGGGTGAGAATGTATCATTAAACGATCCGGTTTGGGATGTTATGGCCTATTATATGGCGCAAGCCTTGATTCAAACGACGATGACGTTAAGGCCTAGTAAGTTTGTTTTGGGTGGAAGCGTTCTCAATGATACCTTTATCCAAAAAATCCGTGATCAATATAAAAAACTTATTAATGATTATATTTCATTACCACCGTTGGAAAGCTATATTGTGCGGCCACTGGTAGAAAACAATGGGTCAGCGACAATTGGAAATTTTGCATTAGCGCTAAACCAGATTCAGAAAGATAAAAATTAA
- a CDS encoding alpha-mannosidase has protein sequence MAMFFTAEKIHARVRELEPYRYQNRHAMTGWEMSMDDQHGQLKYPPKEAQYAPVSPGYKWDKFNEYAWLKTRVQIPNTQKMVLLFNFGLPGNLNQTGFEGLLFVDGHPLQGLDSNHEEVLVPDKFLGKTVQLDIKLWTGMYGRHGNREKPIIHEFKYADIAQLDPATDDLYFSMRNMIDTVDILSEDSANRYKMLNVLDQAAQLLDWQEPGSEEFYASIKNADKLVKDYLDHTVKNTAVTVTALGHTHIDLAWLWQLKHTREKAARSFATVLQMMDNYPDYVFLHTTPQLYAYIKQDYPEIFAKIKQRVAEGRWEIDGGMWVEADCNIPSGESLVRQIMFGTRFIQKEFNKRPHYLWLPDVFGYSWALPQILRKSGLDTFMTTKISWNEYNRMPNDTFEWKGIDGSEILTHFITTPDAGKMKDNPDSWFYTYNGEMTPSSVKGVYNAYSNKELNSQLLLAYGYGDGGGGVNRDMLESRRRLDKIPGLPQVKTDTGKNFFDQLHRTVNEAQKTQYIPTWDGELYLEFHRGTYTSHAYMKKMNRRLEMKFRQLEYDAVLNQLANQQQYPQESLNAGWTILLRNQFHDIIPGSAIHEVYEDCHKDYAQALSIAKKVKAVVCQPDSAKNKFTILNNQGWTRQEDVLVPVTASGTFTDSDGKELTAQKVDNGYVLTTPVIPATGSTVVTFHEGKSVERQEPNVATIDGRQLQTPFYILAWNASGQLTRVYDRQAKREILTSEGLGNTLEVYEDKPRDYDAWNIDLYYYQKKQILKADTAGIVENTPSRVVIKFSYHYLHSSIDQDMILYKNSRRIDFKTKLNWQDHQKLLKAGFTTDVRSTEARYQIQFGNLKRTTTWNNSWDWAKFETVGHQWADLSEQNYGVALLNDSKYGYAIKGNRLSITLLKSAISPDPEADIGQHEFTYSLLPHEGNFVEGSVEENAWALNSPLQVVPGEEFVRQPSLFETPAGQVLNIDAVKKAEDSDHVIVRFHDHTGGHRVIKLAPTFECSGWREVNLLEESSNDEDWHDGPVELTVKPYEIKTLEFRK, from the coding sequence ATGGCAATGTTCTTTACTGCAGAGAAAATCCATGCGCGGGTTCGCGAACTAGAACCGTACCGTTATCAGAATCGGCATGCCATGACCGGATGGGAAATGTCGATGGATGATCAGCATGGGCAATTGAAATATCCGCCCAAAGAAGCACAATATGCACCGGTGAGTCCAGGGTATAAATGGGACAAGTTTAACGAATATGCTTGGTTAAAAACTAGGGTTCAAATTCCAAATACTCAGAAGATGGTACTCCTGTTTAACTTTGGTCTCCCTGGTAATTTAAACCAAACGGGATTTGAAGGGTTACTCTTTGTGGACGGTCATCCCTTACAAGGATTGGATTCGAACCATGAAGAAGTTTTAGTTCCTGACAAATTTTTAGGAAAAACCGTTCAATTAGATATTAAACTCTGGACCGGTATGTACGGCCGACACGGTAATCGCGAAAAGCCAATTATCCATGAGTTTAAGTACGCAGATATTGCACAGCTTGATCCGGCAACGGATGATTTATATTTCTCAATGAGAAATATGATCGATACGGTTGACATTCTTTCTGAGGATTCAGCAAATCGCTATAAAATGTTAAATGTTTTGGATCAGGCAGCCCAATTATTGGACTGGCAGGAACCGGGGTCCGAGGAATTCTATGCATCGATTAAAAATGCTGACAAGTTAGTTAAAGACTACCTTGATCATACGGTTAAAAATACGGCCGTTACGGTAACGGCCCTGGGACACACGCATATCGACTTAGCTTGGCTATGGCAGTTAAAGCATACGCGAGAAAAAGCGGCTCGTTCGTTTGCGACCGTTTTGCAGATGATGGATAACTATCCGGATTATGTTTTCCTGCACACAACGCCACAATTGTATGCTTACATCAAACAAGATTACCCAGAAATTTTTGCCAAAATTAAGCAACGGGTGGCAGAAGGCCGCTGGGAAATTGATGGCGGTATGTGGGTCGAAGCGGATTGTAATATTCCATCCGGTGAATCGCTGGTTCGCCAGATTATGTTTGGAACCCGCTTCATTCAAAAGGAATTTAATAAGCGACCGCATTATCTTTGGTTACCAGATGTCTTTGGTTACTCGTGGGCTTTGCCACAAATCTTGCGAAAATCAGGATTAGATACATTCATGACCACTAAGATTAGCTGGAATGAATACAATCGGATGCCTAACGATACGTTTGAATGGAAAGGAATCGATGGTAGTGAGATCTTAACCCATTTCATTACAACTCCAGACGCTGGCAAGATGAAAGATAACCCAGATTCTTGGTTCTATACTTACAATGGTGAAATGACACCTTCCTCTGTTAAGGGTGTTTATAATGCGTATAGTAATAAAGAACTTAATAGCCAACTGTTATTAGCTTATGGGTATGGTGACGGCGGTGGTGGTGTTAACCGTGACATGCTGGAAAGCCGTCGACGTTTAGACAAGATTCCTGGATTACCTCAGGTTAAGACAGATACCGGGAAGAACTTCTTTGATCAATTACACCGTACGGTCAATGAGGCACAAAAGACCCAATATATTCCAACCTGGGATGGCGAGCTTTATCTTGAATTCCATCGAGGAACTTATACTAGCCACGCTTATATGAAGAAGATGAATCGCCGACTGGAAATGAAGTTTCGGCAACTGGAATATGACGCCGTCCTAAATCAGTTAGCTAATCAGCAGCAATACCCACAAGAGTCGTTGAATGCTGGGTGGACCATTCTGCTGCGTAATCAATTCCACGATATTATTCCGGGTTCAGCAATTCATGAGGTTTATGAAGATTGCCATAAGGATTATGCGCAAGCCTTAAGCATCGCTAAGAAGGTTAAGGCAGTGGTATGCCAGCCGGACAGTGCTAAGAATAAGTTTACGATTCTTAATAACCAGGGTTGGACCCGTCAAGAAGATGTGTTGGTTCCGGTTACGGCATCGGGAACGTTCACGGATAGTGACGGTAAAGAATTAACCGCTCAAAAAGTTGACAATGGGTACGTCTTGACAACACCCGTAATCCCCGCTACTGGAAGCACAGTGGTGACCTTTCATGAAGGTAAGTCGGTTGAACGACAAGAGCCAAATGTGGCAACCATTGATGGTCGGCAATTGCAGACGCCATTCTATATTTTGGCGTGGAATGCGTCAGGGCAGTTAACTAGAGTTTATGATCGTCAGGCTAAGCGAGAGATTCTAACGAGTGAAGGATTAGGAAATACTCTCGAAGTTTATGAAGATAAACCACGAGATTATGATGCATGGAATATTGATTTGTATTATTACCAAAAGAAGCAAATTTTGAAAGCGGATACAGCAGGAATTGTCGAAAATACGCCTTCACGGGTAGTTATCAAATTTAGTTATCACTATCTACATTCGTCGATCGACCAAGACATGATTTTGTACAAAAACTCACGGCGAATTGACTTTAAGACCAAGCTGAATTGGCAAGATCATCAAAAGTTATTGAAGGCTGGATTTACGACTGATGTACGCTCGACGGAAGCCCGTTATCAAATTCAATTTGGTAACTTAAAGAGAACGACCACTTGGAATAACAGTTGGGATTGGGCGAAGTTTGAAACGGTCGGTCACCAATGGGCTGATCTATCTGAACAAAACTATGGCGTGGCCTTGTTGAACGATTCTAAGTATGGTTATGCCATTAAAGGGAATCGACTATCAATTACGTTACTTAAGAGTGCGATTAGTCCAGACCCGGAAGCTGACATTGGTCAACATGAGTTCACGTACAGCCTCTTGCCGCATGAAGGCAACTTTGTAGAGGGTAGCGTTGAAGAAAATGCTTGGGCGCTAAACAGTCCCTTACAAGTGGTGCCTGGAGAAGAATTTGTTCGTCAGCCAAGCTTGTTTGAAACCCCAGCTGGACAAGTTTTGAATATCGACGCGGTTAAAAAAGCCGAAGATAGTGATCATGTTATCGTGAGATTCCATGATCATACAGGAGGCCACCGGGTAATTAAGCTAGCACCAACGTTTGAATGTTCAGGTTGGCGAGAAGTGAACCTGCTAGAGGAATCATCAAATGATGAGGATTGGCATGATGGACCAGTTGAACTGACGGTAAAGCCTTATGAAATTAAGACTCTGGAATTTAGAAAGTAA
- a CDS encoding MFS transporter: MKKFGDYISHRVYQKRKINFWTSVGYGVSDMVGGGGQTIIGAWLLFFYTSYCNLSATQGALIVAIGKIVSGTCGMLMGGWTDNFYRTKIGRRFGRRHSFMYFGAPLLLTFTPMWVGGMNFWYYLIIYCVFDAVSTISIPYETLPTEMTKDYDERTKISTARMFFSASATFFGTFLPGQLFRIMGTKSPMPFFINGLIFGILFVVAYYISAFSTWEHPVSEIAVGDIHEKRSAGQALAQDFRAYISTLKIKSFRQHLYIYLLSFTGKDVYNTVFTYFCVYVLGIGATVAANLLSLSIVGVVTTLIGGWLMVKFGPRFLYILAYGLMLLMYGGYFTVVHSQPSNLVMWLFIISFVYQIGRSLLEFTPWNVYPFISDVDELVSGHNRAGVFASVISLTRNSTAAIATVLVGMFLDANGFVKNASSEPIHVQNAIMQAIFIGAGGLILLALLVALTFKLNRHTHKVIVDEVARLRAGGSKRDATEETKQITKQVTGYDYSRVWPESPETVNPPITLKIDQNK, encoded by the coding sequence TTGAAAAAATTTGGTGATTATATTAGCCATCGTGTCTACCAAAAGCGAAAGATTAACTTTTGGACATCTGTAGGTTATGGTGTCAGCGACATGGTCGGTGGTGGCGGTCAGACGATTATCGGGGCTTGGCTACTCTTCTTCTACACGTCGTATTGTAATCTGAGCGCTACTCAGGGTGCGCTAATCGTGGCGATTGGGAAGATTGTGTCCGGGACTTGTGGCATGTTAATGGGTGGTTGGACCGACAACTTTTATCGGACGAAGATTGGACGTCGCTTTGGACGCCGGCATTCGTTTATGTACTTTGGCGCACCACTCCTATTAACCTTTACCCCCATGTGGGTCGGCGGGATGAACTTTTGGTATTATTTGATCATTTATTGTGTATTTGATGCCGTTTCGACTATCTCTATCCCGTATGAAACGTTACCGACCGAAATGACCAAAGATTATGACGAACGGACTAAAATTTCAACGGCACGGATGTTTTTCTCAGCTAGTGCGACTTTCTTTGGAACCTTCTTGCCAGGGCAATTGTTCCGGATTATGGGGACTAAATCGCCAATGCCGTTCTTCATTAACGGTTTAATTTTTGGGATCTTATTCGTTGTTGCATACTATATCTCAGCCTTTAGTACCTGGGAACACCCAGTTTCTGAAATTGCGGTCGGCGATATTCATGAAAAGAGAAGTGCTGGCCAAGCTTTGGCTCAGGATTTCCGAGCATATATTTCAACCCTTAAGATTAAGAGCTTCCGTCAACATTTATACATTTATCTGTTGTCCTTTACGGGTAAGGATGTTTACAACACTGTGTTTACATACTTCTGTGTTTACGTTTTGGGAATTGGCGCCACAGTAGCCGCTAACCTGCTCTCCTTATCAATCGTTGGGGTTGTTACGACGTTGATTGGTGGCTGGTTGATGGTTAAATTTGGACCACGTTTTCTGTATATTTTGGCGTATGGTTTGATGCTATTAATGTACGGCGGGTACTTTACCGTTGTTCACAGTCAACCGTCTAATTTGGTAATGTGGCTGTTCATTATCTCATTTGTTTACCAAATTGGTCGTTCATTGCTCGAATTTACGCCATGGAACGTTTATCCGTTTATTTCAGACGTTGATGAGTTAGTTTCAGGGCATAATCGTGCGGGTGTGTTCGCTTCTGTTATTAGTTTGACGCGGAACTCAACAGCCGCTATTGCAACCGTATTAGTAGGGATGTTCTTGGATGCTAACGGGTTTGTAAAGAATGCATCAAGTGAACCGATCCATGTTCAAAATGCCATTATGCAGGCAATTTTCATTGGTGCTGGTGGGTTGATTTTGCTGGCCTTATTAGTGGCCTTGACGTTCAAGCTTAACAGACATACGCATAAAGTTATCGTGGATGAAGTTGCACGGTTACGTGCTGGCGGGTCTAAGCGTGATGCAACGGAGGAAACTAAGCAGATTACTAAACAAGTAACTGGTTACGATTACTCTCGAGTTTGGCCAGAAAGTCCAGAAACTGTAAATCCACCAATTACTTTAAAGATTGATCAGAATAAATAA
- a CDS encoding AraC family transcriptional regulator, giving the protein MFIHIQNHHLIHLKNYSQQTFQKSSFFLPKNYCGLFITAEDSVALTFNAQELIIPATSWRIFMNENDTVFKINGHLSIFVFAKNQDGISIDQNIFPQNYGPNFQGFTLSFEGHINTQTDIQLLTRWFQNNDDTNTELYRQELNYSFNLLLITLSKQFIRKIQQISNSPTSQSDSHFEKIERYITDHIHERLVISKIAQKFEITPEYLTSLFRKNEHITAIKYIHFLKISGAKDLLIRTTMSVKQVALYFGFTNIKYFYRLFKKETGITPSEYRQLFQDNIQSSNPSLHKLTIPISRISNPPVK; this is encoded by the coding sequence TTGTTTATTCATATTCAGAACCACCACTTGATACACTTAAAGAATTACTCTCAACAAACGTTCCAAAAATCAAGCTTTTTTCTTCCTAAAAATTATTGTGGGCTGTTTATTACCGCCGAAGACAGCGTCGCTCTAACATTTAATGCTCAAGAATTAATCATTCCTGCCACTTCTTGGAGAATCTTTATGAACGAAAACGACACCGTATTTAAGATAAATGGCCATCTAAGTATCTTTGTTTTTGCCAAAAATCAGGATGGAATTTCTATTGACCAAAACATATTTCCTCAAAATTATGGTCCAAATTTCCAAGGATTCACCCTCTCTTTTGAGGGACACATCAACACCCAAACAGATATTCAGCTACTAACCCGTTGGTTTCAAAACAATGATGATACTAATACTGAGCTCTATCGCCAAGAACTAAATTATAGTTTTAACCTGCTGCTCATCACCTTAAGTAAACAATTTATTCGTAAAATCCAACAAATCTCAAACTCTCCGACTTCACAATCCGATTCTCATTTTGAGAAGATCGAACGTTACATTACAGATCACATCCATGAACGACTCGTTATTTCTAAAATTGCCCAAAAATTTGAGATCACGCCCGAGTATCTCACAAGTTTATTCAGAAAAAACGAGCACATTACGGCGATAAAATACATTCATTTTTTAAAAATCTCCGGTGCTAAAGATCTTTTAATTCGCACAACTATGTCCGTCAAACAAGTTGCGTTATACTTCGGTTTTACCAACATCAAATATTTCTATCGCCTGTTTAAAAAAGAAACTGGTATTACCCCCAGTGAGTATCGCCAGCTCTTTCAAGATAATATCCAATCATCCAACCCTAGCTTGCACAAACTAACCATTCCAATCAGCCGGATATCTAACCCCCCAGTTAAGTAA
- a CDS encoding FAD-binding protein, whose amino-acid sequence MFPQQKQYDVVIVGGGLAGLVAAVTAREQKLTTLVLEKGRTMGGDGNYVEGAMGVDSYLQKQANIQIDPTELLRDELAYSHYEASAPHLRQFIKASGQIIDWLHSLGVAFSQVGPQGKSWPTIHTFAGGGHAAVTKLYQVARAAGAEFVTSMSAQKLLLTDGHIAGVVIKNEATGQTRDLHTAHVILATGGYVDNPELIKQRTPFSRRLLSVSDGKSTGDGMQLAWGVGAQHYQMGAIQYGGGAIYDRVQPPYVHMASQVAAAATQEAILWVNERGERFTNEDVNDNMCHAGSAILTQSRVFSILDQAAVDHLTNVGLYKEVGNSPVSPEKFDHLQTELDQTLASHAKYLVQADSLDELAQKLTLDQLPQTVARYNELTAAGTDRDFGKQAAYLTPVTTGPFYAVELGVGMACALGGLRVDETNAVLNDYGYPVPGLYAAGNDAAGMLVGDTYAVTLPGSTAGYAAFSGRNAVLSLSRENLATAVD is encoded by the coding sequence ATGTTTCCTCAACAAAAACAATATGACGTGGTTATCGTGGGTGGCGGCCTCGCCGGCTTAGTCGCGGCCGTCACGGCACGGGAACAAAAACTGACCACACTGGTCTTAGAAAAGGGACGCACCATGGGCGGCGACGGCAACTACGTCGAAGGCGCTATGGGCGTGGACAGTTACCTGCAGAAGCAGGCCAACATTCAGATTGATCCCACCGAACTCTTGCGAGACGAATTGGCCTATTCGCACTACGAGGCCAGTGCGCCGCATTTACGGCAGTTCATCAAGGCTAGTGGTCAAATTATCGATTGGCTGCACAGCTTAGGCGTGGCCTTCAGTCAGGTTGGCCCTCAAGGCAAGAGTTGGCCCACCATTCATACGTTTGCGGGCGGCGGCCATGCGGCGGTCACCAAGCTATACCAGGTGGCCCGCGCGGCCGGAGCGGAGTTTGTCACCAGTATGAGCGCCCAGAAGTTGCTGCTCACCGACGGGCACATTGCCGGGGTAGTCATCAAGAACGAGGCGACGGGACAGACGCGGGACCTGCACACCGCGCACGTGATTCTTGCCACGGGGGGTTACGTCGATAACCCCGAATTGATTAAGCAGCGAACCCCATTCTCGCGGCGACTGCTGTCGGTAAGTGACGGCAAGTCCACCGGTGACGGGATGCAACTAGCCTGGGGCGTGGGGGCCCAACATTATCAGATGGGGGCCATTCAGTATGGTGGGGGTGCGATCTATGACCGGGTCCAACCACCGTACGTTCACATGGCATCACAAGTGGCCGCGGCTGCAACGCAGGAAGCCATTCTCTGGGTCAACGAACGGGGTGAACGCTTTACCAACGAAGACGTGAACGACAATATGTGTCACGCGGGGAGCGCCATTCTGACCCAGTCACGGGTCTTCTCAATCTTAGACCAGGCGGCCGTGGATCACCTGACCAACGTCGGACTGTATAAAGAAGTGGGGAATTCCCCGGTTTCACCGGAGAAATTTGACCACCTGCAGACCGAGTTGGACCAGACCTTGGCCAGCCACGCGAAGTATCTGGTGCAAGCGGATAGTTTGGATGAGTTAGCCCAGAAGTTAACCCTCGACCAGTTACCACAAACGGTGGCTCGGTACAACGAGCTAACTGCGGCGGGAACCGATCGCGATTTCGGGAAACAAGCGGCCTACCTCACGCCGGTAACGACGGGACCCTTCTACGCGGTAGAATTGGGTGTCGGTATGGCTTGTGCGCTAGGCGGCCTGCGGGTGGATGAAACGAATGCGGTCCTCAACGACTACGGTTACCCCGTACCGGGACTTTACGCGGCCGGCAACGATGCGGCCGGGATGTTAGTCGGTGATACTTACGCGGTCACGTTACCGGGAAGTACGGCGGGCTACGCGGCCTTTTCGGGACGTAATGCGGTGCTAAGCTTGAGTCGCGAGAATTTAGCAACGGCGGTTGATTAA
- a CDS encoding SDR family NAD(P)-dependent oxidoreductase, translated as MLKGKVAMVTGAAQGIGFAISEEFAKQNADVVLTDYNPKVVEVAQDLAQKYDGRISGLVMNVMDNDSIQAGLDQIMSSLGRLDYVVNNAGGGVLKPFAELTDDDFDQTINLDLRGTFQCMRAELKLFLKQGQGSIVNTGALGSVYNPGGMGAYNAAKNGIMGMTQAAAVDYADQNIRVNCVAPGLTKTPLNDGGFLDKILPTVPMKRYETAAEVAKLFVFVASQATFMTGQTILSDGGVSVGLK; from the coding sequence ATGTTAAAAGGAAAAGTTGCCATGGTGACGGGCGCGGCCCAGGGGATTGGGTTCGCGATTAGTGAAGAATTTGCCAAGCAGAATGCGGACGTGGTGTTAACCGACTATAACCCGAAGGTCGTTGAGGTGGCGCAGGACTTAGCCCAAAAATACGATGGTCGAATCAGTGGGTTAGTCATGAACGTGATGGATAACGACAGTATTCAAGCGGGCTTAGACCAGATTATGAGCTCGTTGGGACGGCTCGATTACGTGGTCAACAACGCGGGGGGCGGGGTCCTCAAACCCTTTGCGGAACTCACGGATGATGACTTTGATCAGACGATTAACCTGGATTTACGGGGGACGTTCCAGTGCATGCGAGCCGAACTCAAGCTGTTCTTGAAGCAGGGTCAGGGTTCCATCGTGAACACCGGGGCCCTGGGCAGTGTCTACAATCCTGGGGGCATGGGCGCGTATAACGCCGCCAAGAACGGCATTATGGGGATGACCCAGGCGGCCGCGGTCGACTATGCGGATCAAAACATCCGGGTCAACTGTGTGGCGCCGGGCTTAACCAAGACGCCGTTAAACGATGGGGGCTTCCTGGATAAGATTCTGCCGACGGTGCCGATGAAGCGCTACGAAACGGCGGCCGAAGTGGCCAAACTCTTTGTCTTTGTGGCTAGCCAGGCCACGTTCATGACGGGCCAAACCATCTTGAGTGATGGTGGGGTCTCCGTCGGTTTAAAGTAG